From the Manihot esculenta cultivar AM560-2 chromosome 3, M.esculenta_v8, whole genome shotgun sequence genome, one window contains:
- the LOC110610541 gene encoding ras-related protein RHN1 isoform X1 translates to MARTSNKNIQAKLVLLGDMGTGKTSLVLRFVKGQFFDFQESTIGAAFFTQVLSLNEATIKFDIWDTAGQERYHSLAPMYYRGAAAAVVVYDITSMESFERAKKWVLELQRQGNPNLIMFLAANKADLEEKRKVAIEEGEQYAKENGLVFLETSAKTAQNVNELFYEIAKELVKAAPSRPTGMKLHTRQQESGRRMFCCS, encoded by the exons ATGGCAAGAACAAGCAACAAGAACATACAAGCCAAGCTG GTACTTCTTGGGGATATGGGGACTGGAAAAACAAGTTTGGTACTGAGATTTGTCAAAGGCCAATTTTTCGATTTCCAG GAATCAACAATTGGAGCAGCCTTTTTCACTCAGGTTTTGTCACTAAATGAGGCAACCATAAAGTTTGATATATGGGATACAGCAGGGCAGGAAAGATACCATAGCTTGGCTCCCATGTACTACCGTGGTGCAGCAGCTGCTGTTGTGGTCTATGATATCACAAGCATG GAATCATTTGAACGGGCCAAAAAATGGGTTCTAGAATTACAAAGACAAG GTAATCCAAATTTGATAATGTTCTTGGCTGCAAACAAAGCTGACCTGGAAGAGAAGAGAAAAGTTGCAATTGAG GAAGGTGAGCAATATGCTAAAGAAAATGGCCTGGTTTTTCTTGAAACATCTGCAAAAACTGCACAGAATGTCAATGAGCTCTTTTATGAAATAG CTAAGGAATTGGTAAAAGCTGCACCTTCGCGTCCAACCGGGATGAAATTGCACACCAGACAACAAGAAAGTGGAAGAAGAATGTTCTGTTGCTCTTAA
- the LOC110610541 gene encoding ras-related protein RHN1 isoform X2, translated as MGTGKTSLVLRFVKGQFFDFQESTIGAAFFTQVLSLNEATIKFDIWDTAGQERYHSLAPMYYRGAAAAVVVYDITSMESFERAKKWVLELQRQGNPNLIMFLAANKADLEEKRKVAIEEGEQYAKENGLVFLETSAKTAQNVNELFYEIAKELVKAAPSRPTGMKLHTRQQESGRRMFCCS; from the exons ATGGGGACTGGAAAAACAAGTTTGGTACTGAGATTTGTCAAAGGCCAATTTTTCGATTTCCAG GAATCAACAATTGGAGCAGCCTTTTTCACTCAGGTTTTGTCACTAAATGAGGCAACCATAAAGTTTGATATATGGGATACAGCAGGGCAGGAAAGATACCATAGCTTGGCTCCCATGTACTACCGTGGTGCAGCAGCTGCTGTTGTGGTCTATGATATCACAAGCATG GAATCATTTGAACGGGCCAAAAAATGGGTTCTAGAATTACAAAGACAAG GTAATCCAAATTTGATAATGTTCTTGGCTGCAAACAAAGCTGACCTGGAAGAGAAGAGAAAAGTTGCAATTGAG GAAGGTGAGCAATATGCTAAAGAAAATGGCCTGGTTTTTCTTGAAACATCTGCAAAAACTGCACAGAATGTCAATGAGCTCTTTTATGAAATAG CTAAGGAATTGGTAAAAGCTGCACCTTCGCGTCCAACCGGGATGAAATTGCACACCAGACAACAAGAAAGTGGAAGAAGAATGTTCTGTTGCTCTTAA
- the LOC110610983 gene encoding uncharacterized protein LOC110610983: MKGASKVIMGATLVMVVSLAIVLGLILVLLAELYCTLLLRRRQLGITSSSATITATTNTTSTTANTSSPQPLNQSHSPHTAYYAPGVLQAPRSLCFPTVSCKENEASETKKESSQLHHILEVHTQESNTSPPSTNLPISSHQIREIPIQIICSNDNEKACVGSKQSFVYISNPIYDNDGSVETPFETPDSSPSRLETIGSSSGDEEEIAQPLSSSTPHSLSGSPPLTPMKKLPAEASSVSLRDARSLGTSGSDSVSNNGISSSSSGTPCTSPSW, from the coding sequence atgaAGGGCGCATCCAAGGTGATAATGGGAGCTACATTGGTGATGGTCGTCAGCCTAGCCATAGTGCTCGGCCTGATTCTGGTACTACTTGCTGAGCTCTATTGTACTCTCTTACTACGGCGGCGCCAGCTAGGCATCACCTCCTCCAGTGCTACCATAACGGCCACCACTAACACCACCTCAACCACTGCCAATACTTCCTCACCACAACCCCTTAACCAATCACATTCTCCTCACACTGCTTACTATGCCCCAGGGGTTCTTCAGGCTCCGAGAAGCCTCTGCTTCCCAACAGTTTCTTGCAAAGAAAACGAGGCATCTgaaacaaagaaagaaagctCTCAACTTCATCACATTCTCGAAGTCCATACCCAAGAATCAAACACTTCACCTCCATCAACTAACTTACCAATTTCATCCCACCAAATTCGAGAAATCCCAATTCAAATTATCTGCAGCAATGATAATGAAAAAGCTTGTGTTGGTAGTAAACAGTCTTTTGTTTATATATCAAATCCCATCTACGACAACGATGGCAGTGTAGAGACTCCGTTTGAGACTCCTGATTCATCACCATCTCGATTGGAAACAATTGGTTCTTCTTCAGGTGATGAGGAGGAGATAGCACAGCCATTATCATCATCTACTCCACATTCACTCTCAGGCAGTCCTCCATTGACTCCAATGAAGAAGCTCCCTGCAGAGGCAAGTTCAGTTTCCTTGAGAGATGCAAGGTCTTTAGGTACTTCAGGGAGTGATTCAGTGAGCAACAATGGCATCTCTTCATCATCCTCTGGGACTCCATGCACATCTCCTTCATGGTGA